In the genome of Streptomyces lydicus, the window CGCACCGTTGCGGCGGAAGAAGTACTGAGGGTCAGTGCAGTCACGGTGATGAAGGTCCTGTTCCGTCCGGGGAATCCGTCTGCGCGCAGCGCGCTGCTGCGGCCGAGCCTACGCTCGGCGGCGCCACAAGGCCCGTCCAATACCACACCGGCACATAACGGGGCCGGGGGAGTTGCCGGTATGCGGGGTGAACTGCCCTTGTTTGTCGCGGAGTCGGGGGAATCGGGAGGCGCTCCCTGGCGGGGGCCGCGCGCTACCCGAGAGCCAGCGCCACCACTGCCGTGAGCCCCGCGCTCTCCGCGAGCGCCCCGAACACATCGCCGGTCACCCCGCCCAGCCGCCGCCGGCAGTGCCGCAGCAGCAACTCGCCCAGCCCGAGGCCGAGCAGCGCCGCGAGCCCGGAGTGCAGGGCGCCGTACGCACCGAACGCGGCGCCGGCCGCCGCGCATCCGGCCACCACCGCCCCCGTGCACAGCAGCGCCGCCCGCACCGGGACGGTGCCCGCGACCGCCGCGCCGAGCCCTTCCGGACGGGCGGCCGGCACCCCCGTACGGGAGGCGAGGGTCAGCGCACAGCGTGCGGTGACCCCACCGACGACTGCCGCGACGGCGCCGGGTGCCCAGCCGTCCGCGTACAGCGCGTCCAGCGAGGCCACCTGGGACAGCAGGGCGAACAGCAGCGTGATGACCCCGAACGGGCCGATATCGGACTGCTTCATGATGTGCAGTGCCTCGTCGGCGGGTTTGCCGCTGCCCAGCCCGTCGGCGGTGTCGGCGAGTCCGTCCAGGTGCAGCCCGCGGGTGAGCACGGCGGGCACCACGGTGGTGGCGACCGCGGCGAGCAGCGGACCGCCGCCGAGCAGCAGCAGCGCCGCGCCGAGCGCGGCCGCGCACAGCCCGGCCACCAGTCCGGCCAGTGGCGCGCAGAGCATGCCGCCGCGTGCCGCCTCCCGGTCCCAGCGGGTGACGCGTACCGGCAGCACGGTCAGCGTGCCGAAGGCGAAGCGCAGGGCGTCGAGGGGGGCCGGGGGAGCGGGGGTGTCGGTCACCGCGG includes:
- a CDS encoding adenosylcobinamide-GDP ribazoletransferase — protein: MTDTPAPPAPLDALRFAFGTLTVLPVRVTRWDREAARGGMLCAPLAGLVAGLCAAALGAALLLLGGGPLLAAVATTVVPAVLTRGLHLDGLADTADGLGSGKPADEALHIMKQSDIGPFGVITLLFALLSQVASLDALYADGWAPGAVAAVVGGVTARCALTLASRTGVPAARPEGLGAAVAGTVPVRAALLCTGAVVAGCAAAGAAFGAYGALHSGLAALLGLGLGELLLRHCRRRLGGVTGDVFGALAESAGLTAVVALALG